Proteins encoded in a region of the Isosphaeraceae bacterium EP7 genome:
- the hisG gene encoding ATP phosphoribosyltransferase — MTPTQHPQTATPPVDPIRLAVPSKGHLYEGIVDALKTAGYKVRRASDRQYEATISGQPRFHVVFMRPTDIVTQVQEGRCHLGVTGMDLYAERAGEAHRTAVVTQDLGYGGCRLVVAVPESWIDVTHVIDLVDLTAEFKAAGKTFRVSTKYPNLTRAHLRKWGVYYYQLIDSDGALELHPTLEIADIIVDLTSSGITLKDNRLREIDGGTVLDSAACLIGHAPTLRTLIEEGEAGQLALLLDALDGVKSSEGMLHLEVVGGPAEPGADIASKVAAYLHDQGAQHLARGEVWDQSGTPGWRVTALIAAKRLTACQRQLFRLGAARVVGLPTRFVFDRDGLSTFDRLKTTLHT, encoded by the coding sequence ATGACCCCGACCCAACACCCGCAGACCGCAACGCCGCCCGTCGACCCCATCCGCCTGGCGGTCCCCTCCAAGGGGCACCTGTACGAGGGGATCGTCGACGCCCTGAAGACCGCCGGTTACAAAGTGCGCCGGGCCAGCGACCGTCAGTATGAGGCGACAATCTCCGGCCAACCCCGGTTCCACGTCGTCTTCATGCGGCCGACTGACATCGTCACTCAGGTTCAGGAAGGACGCTGCCACCTGGGCGTCACCGGCATGGACCTTTACGCCGAGCGCGCCGGCGAGGCCCACCGCACGGCCGTCGTCACCCAGGACCTCGGATACGGCGGCTGCCGCCTGGTCGTTGCGGTGCCCGAGAGCTGGATCGACGTCACCCATGTGATCGACCTTGTCGACCTCACCGCCGAGTTCAAAGCCGCGGGCAAGACCTTCCGCGTCTCCACCAAATACCCGAACCTCACGCGCGCCCACCTCCGCAAGTGGGGCGTCTACTACTACCAGCTCATCGACTCCGACGGCGCCCTGGAGCTGCACCCGACGCTGGAGATCGCCGACATCATCGTCGACCTCACCAGCTCAGGTATCACCCTCAAGGACAACCGCCTCCGCGAGATCGATGGGGGCACCGTCCTCGACTCCGCCGCCTGCCTCATCGGCCACGCCCCGACGCTCCGCACCTTGATCGAAGAAGGAGAGGCCGGCCAGCTGGCCCTCCTGCTCGACGCCCTCGACGGCGTGAAATCGTCCGAGGGGATGCTCCACCTCGAAGTCGTCGGCGGCCCCGCCGAGCCCGGCGCCGACATCGCCTCCAAGGTCGCCGCCTACCTCCACGACCAGGGTGCCCAGCACCTGGCGCGGGGCGAGGTCTGGGACCAATCCGGCACCCCCGGCTGGCGAGTCACCGCCCTCATCGCCGCCAAGCGACTGACCGCCTGCCAGCGACAGCTCTTCCGCCTGGGTGCCGCCCGGGTCGTCGGCCTCCCCACCCGCTTCGTCTTCGACCGCGACGGCCTCTCCACATTCGACCGACTGAAGACCACCCTTCACACCTGA
- a CDS encoding DUF1648 domain-containing protein: MLSLKSGMILLIGLYVVLAAVAVGTEPMLPARVATHFSVSGVPDGWMSRRAQTISSLGVAAFLVLATSVPLYLARHFSDSTVNLPHREYWLAPERRDATFAHISGIGVMLACLSLVLMISLQILVVRANLRTPVRLPASEGFGLIVAFLAGVGAILFFGFRPFHHLPDTNRLTSAAPPSSLS, translated from the coding sequence ATGTTGAGCCTGAAATCCGGGATGATCCTGCTGATCGGCCTGTATGTGGTGCTCGCCGCGGTAGCGGTCGGCACCGAGCCGATGCTCCCTGCCCGCGTCGCCACGCACTTCAGCGTGAGCGGCGTTCCCGACGGTTGGATGAGTCGCAGAGCACAGACTATCTCGAGCCTGGGAGTGGCGGCCTTCCTCGTCCTTGCCACCTCGGTGCCGCTCTACCTCGCCCGCCACTTCAGCGACTCGACGGTCAACCTGCCGCACCGGGAATACTGGCTCGCACCTGAGCGGCGGGATGCGACCTTCGCTCACATTTCCGGAATCGGCGTGATGCTCGCCTGCCTCTCGTTGGTCCTGATGATCTCACTCCAGATTCTCGTCGTCAGGGCGAACCTTCGGACGCCGGTTCGCCTGCCGGCTTCGGAGGGTTTCGGCCTGATCGTTGCGTTTCTCGCGGGAGTTGGGGCGATCCTCTTCTTCGGGTTCCGCCCCTTCCACCACCTTCCAGACACCAACCGGCTAACGTCCGCTGCGCCCCCGTCGTCGCTCTCGTGA
- the pheS gene encoding phenylalanine--tRNA ligase subunit alpha — protein MTVPESTSAAISDLNALEASGVAAFEGAAGPDEVEAARIDFLGMKQGRLKAAQERLKALEPAERRAYGQRFNGVKQALEAAWQAAKSRGESTSTRAPKDAFDVTLPGSRPRLGHRHPLTQTADELIELFGRFGFAVARGPEVEDSRHNFDALNIPASHPARDPLDNFYLPGGLLLRSQTSPVQIRVMENQPPPVRVIAIGRVYRPDTVDATHSFMFHQIEGLMVDKGVTLADLKSVLRLFARSYLGEDVKIRFRPSFFPFTEPSVEVDMLWHGGDRWVEMGGAGMVDPNVFRSVGYAPDAVTGFAFGLGIERLCMRRHGIDDIRLLYQNDARFLAQF, from the coding sequence ATGACGGTTCCCGAATCGACGTCGGCGGCGATTTCCGACCTGAACGCGCTGGAGGCGTCGGGAGTGGCCGCGTTCGAGGGTGCGGCGGGGCCCGACGAGGTCGAGGCGGCCCGGATTGACTTTCTGGGGATGAAGCAAGGGCGGCTCAAGGCGGCCCAAGAGCGGCTGAAGGCGCTGGAACCTGCCGAACGCCGGGCCTATGGCCAGCGCTTCAACGGGGTCAAGCAGGCACTCGAGGCAGCCTGGCAGGCGGCGAAATCGCGGGGTGAGTCGACCTCGACCCGGGCCCCGAAGGACGCGTTCGACGTCACGTTGCCTGGCTCCCGTCCCAGGCTCGGGCACAGGCACCCGTTGACGCAGACAGCCGACGAGCTGATCGAGCTCTTCGGCCGTTTCGGGTTTGCCGTGGCCCGCGGGCCCGAGGTCGAGGATTCCCGGCACAATTTCGACGCCCTGAACATCCCGGCCAGCCACCCGGCGCGTGATCCGCTGGACAACTTCTACCTGCCGGGCGGCTTGCTCCTGCGCAGCCAGACGAGCCCGGTGCAGATCCGGGTGATGGAAAACCAGCCGCCGCCGGTGCGGGTCATCGCGATCGGCCGGGTCTATCGCCCCGACACGGTGGACGCGACGCATTCATTTATGTTCCACCAGATCGAGGGTCTGATGGTCGACAAAGGGGTGACCCTGGCCGACCTGAAGAGCGTCCTACGCCTGTTTGCGCGGAGCTACCTGGGCGAGGATGTGAAGATCCGGTTCCGACCGTCGTTCTTCCCGTTCACCGAGCCGAGCGTCGAGGTCGACATGCTCTGGCATGGGGGCGACCGCTGGGTTGAAATGGGAGGGGCGGGCATGGTTGATCCCAACGTCTTCCGGTCAGTGGGATACGCCCCGGACGCGGTGACGGGGTTCGCCTTCGGGCTGGGGATCGAGCGGCTCTGCATGCGTCGGCATGGGATCGACGACATCCGGCTGCTCTACCAGAACGACGCCCGATTCCTTGCGCAATTCTAG
- the hemW gene encoding radical SAM family heme chaperone HemW produces the protein MHIPFCAHKCGYCDFASVAGADHLAERYLASLEREMERSGGPHPVDTIFIGGGTPTRLDPGQLRRLLDASRRHFPLEPGGEWTVEANPGTLDEAKVDVLADGGVNRVSLGAQSFRPETLLTLERNHDPEQVSRALDLIRPRFDQWSFDLIFGVPGSTPDHWRNDLDIALQLGPKHLSCYGLVFEKGTALWKQREAGLVSPIDEDSEHEMYSQTIDRLEAAGLPMYEISNFAAPGHESRHNLVYWANDAYFGVGLGAARYLDGVRSVNTRDLPAYLKRMEADGDPTGPTEELDPEGRARETATLMLRRIQVGLDRPDFLARTGFELDALAGAAVAKHVIGGLLEDDGRRVRFTRAGVFLADTVLCDLL, from the coding sequence ATCCACATCCCGTTCTGCGCCCACAAGTGCGGCTACTGCGACTTCGCCTCGGTCGCAGGCGCCGATCACCTGGCCGAACGCTATCTGGCGTCGCTCGAACGCGAGATGGAACGCAGCGGCGGGCCGCATCCGGTCGACACGATTTTCATTGGCGGAGGCACGCCGACCAGGCTCGATCCGGGCCAGCTCCGCAGGCTGCTGGATGCCTCTCGGCGCCACTTCCCGCTGGAACCGGGGGGCGAGTGGACCGTCGAGGCCAATCCCGGCACGCTCGACGAGGCCAAGGTCGACGTCCTGGCCGACGGGGGAGTCAATCGGGTCAGTCTGGGCGCCCAGTCGTTCCGGCCCGAAACCTTGCTGACCCTGGAACGCAACCACGACCCCGAGCAGGTCTCGAGGGCGCTCGACCTCATCCGCCCCCGGTTCGACCAGTGGTCGTTCGACCTCATCTTCGGCGTTCCCGGCTCGACGCCCGATCACTGGCGGAATGACCTCGACATCGCCCTCCAGCTCGGCCCGAAGCACCTCTCGTGCTACGGCCTGGTCTTCGAAAAGGGGACCGCGCTCTGGAAGCAACGCGAGGCCGGACTGGTGAGCCCGATCGACGAGGACTCCGAGCACGAGATGTACTCGCAGACGATCGACAGGCTGGAAGCCGCCGGCCTGCCGATGTACGAGATCTCCAACTTCGCCGCGCCAGGGCATGAGTCGCGCCATAACCTCGTCTACTGGGCCAACGACGCCTACTTCGGCGTCGGCCTGGGTGCAGCCCGCTATCTGGATGGGGTCCGGTCGGTCAACACGCGCGACCTGCCCGCCTACCTCAAGCGGATGGAGGCCGACGGCGACCCGACCGGCCCGACCGAGGAGCTCGACCCCGAAGGGCGTGCCCGCGAGACCGCGACCCTGATGCTCAGACGCATCCAGGTCGGCCTCGACCGCCCCGACTTCCTGGCCCGAACCGGCTTCGAACTTGATGCTCTGGCCGGGGCCGCGGTGGCCAAACACGTCATCGGCGGCCTGCTTGAAGACGACGGCCGGCGCGTCCGCTTCACTCGAGCTGGCGTCTTCCTGGCCGACACGGTCCTGTGCGACCTGCTCTGA
- a CDS encoding amino acid permease, which yields MSKADAGPEPSPSLERGLGGLDATMIVMGSMIGSGIFITSAESARLAGSPGWLLMAWVLAGLLTVCGAICSAEVAAMIPRAGGQYVFLREAYGPSVGFLFGWSAFLVVGTGTIAAVAVAFAKFLGVLLPAVASDRYLVAPIHMGRYALSLSTQQLVAIGLIALLTATNMRGLETGRRIQNVFTFSKIAALVALIVAGFALGRANPWERSWWLTDGTGSLEIRQSLPVGGLFAFVLVFGKAMVGPLFSQTAWNSVTFTGGEVRDPGRTLPRALMIGCSSVVVLYLMANLSYLRTLPFVDIQGAPQDRVATLAMQRLLGDAGTTVMATLILISTFGCNNGLILSGARVFYAMARDGLFFRAAGTTNARRVPAVALVAQGVWAAFLVLPVTVKQGPAGVPEYGNLYGQLLDYIIPVDLLFYTVMVASVLVLRARRPGADRPYKTFGYPLTPLIYITLATFLIADFVYLSPDVSGIGFLIALSGLPVYWAWSRLGRAPADEA from the coding sequence ATGAGCAAGGCGGACGCCGGCCCGGAACCCTCGCCGAGCCTGGAGCGGGGGCTGGGCGGGCTCGACGCGACGATGATCGTGATGGGCTCGATGATCGGGTCGGGCATCTTCATCACGTCGGCCGAGAGCGCCCGCCTGGCCGGCTCGCCCGGCTGGCTGCTGATGGCCTGGGTCCTGGCCGGCCTGCTCACCGTCTGCGGCGCGATCTGCTCGGCCGAGGTCGCCGCGATGATCCCCAGGGCGGGTGGCCAGTACGTCTTCCTGCGCGAAGCCTACGGGCCGAGCGTGGGATTCCTCTTCGGCTGGTCGGCGTTCCTGGTCGTGGGGACGGGCACGATCGCGGCCGTCGCGGTGGCCTTCGCCAAGTTCCTGGGGGTCCTTCTCCCGGCCGTGGCGTCGGACAGATACCTGGTGGCGCCGATCCACATGGGCCGGTATGCGCTCAGCCTGTCGACGCAGCAGCTGGTGGCCATCGGGCTGATCGCGCTGCTCACGGCAACCAACATGAGGGGGCTGGAGACGGGCCGTCGGATCCAGAACGTGTTCACCTTCTCGAAAATTGCGGCCCTGGTGGCCCTGATCGTGGCCGGGTTTGCCCTCGGCCGTGCAAATCCCTGGGAGAGATCCTGGTGGCTGACCGACGGGACGGGTTCGTTGGAGATCCGGCAGTCCCTGCCCGTAGGCGGCCTGTTCGCGTTTGTCCTGGTCTTCGGCAAGGCGATGGTGGGCCCGCTGTTCTCGCAGACGGCCTGGAACAGCGTGACCTTCACCGGCGGCGAGGTGCGCGACCCGGGCCGGACGCTGCCCAGGGCCCTGATGATCGGCTGCTCATCAGTGGTTGTCCTCTACCTGATGGCGAACCTCTCGTACCTGCGTACTCTCCCATTCGTCGACATTCAGGGTGCGCCCCAGGACCGGGTGGCGACCCTGGCGATGCAGCGGCTGCTGGGCGACGCGGGCACGACGGTGATGGCGACCCTGATCCTGATCTCGACCTTCGGCTGCAACAACGGCCTGATCCTGAGCGGTGCTCGCGTCTTCTACGCGATGGCCCGCGATGGCCTCTTCTTCCGGGCGGCAGGCACCACCAATGCCAGGCGAGTGCCCGCCGTGGCCCTCGTGGCCCAGGGCGTCTGGGCGGCGTTCCTGGTGCTGCCGGTGACGGTGAAGCAGGGTCCGGCGGGCGTGCCCGAATACGGCAATCTTTACGGGCAATTGCTCGACTACATCATCCCGGTGGACTTGCTGTTCTACACGGTGATGGTGGCCTCGGTGCTGGTGCTGCGGGCCAGGAGGCCGGGGGCGGATCGGCCTTACAAGACGTTCGGCTATCCGCTGACTCCGTTGATCTACATCACACTCGCGACGTTCTTGATCGCTGATTTTGTCTACCTGTCGCCGGACGTCTCGGGCATCGGCTTCCTGATCGCACTGTCGGGCCTGCCTGTGTACTGGGCCTGGTCGCGGCTGGGTCGGGCCCCTGCGGACGAGGCCTGA
- a CDS encoding NifU family protein, giving the protein MSIETNPPSATEPSTLLERFEAILDAHVRPGLEADGGGIELVSIDEDKIAQVRLLGACQGCSSSVYTLTMGVEAAVKQHLPEIRFVEAVP; this is encoded by the coding sequence ATGTCCATCGAGACGAACCCACCGTCGGCGACCGAACCCTCGACGCTCCTGGAGCGATTCGAGGCGATCCTCGATGCTCACGTCCGGCCCGGGCTGGAGGCCGACGGCGGCGGGATCGAGCTGGTCTCGATCGATGAGGACAAGATCGCCCAGGTCCGCCTGCTCGGGGCCTGCCAGGGCTGTTCGTCATCGGTCTATACGCTGACGATGGGGGTCGAGGCTGCCGTCAAGCAGCACCTCCCCGAGATCCGCTTCGTGGAGGCCGTCCCCTGA
- the rplT gene encoding 50S ribosomal protein L20 — protein sequence MRATKGAARNKAKKRLFKKVEGYVGGRRKLYRTAKETLIRAGVFAFRDRRAKKRDFRRLFIIRLTAAAEMRGLRYSQLMHGLRLANVGLDRKSLSQLAIFDTETFDAIVALGRVELDKHEATIKARNQANQKKSA from the coding sequence ATGCGTGCAACAAAAGGCGCCGCCAGGAACAAGGCGAAGAAGCGTCTGTTCAAGAAGGTGGAAGGGTACGTCGGGGGCCGTCGCAAGCTCTACCGCACGGCGAAAGAGACCCTGATCCGCGCCGGCGTCTTCGCGTTCCGCGACCGCCGGGCCAAGAAGCGTGACTTCCGTCGCCTGTTCATCATCCGCCTGACTGCCGCCGCCGAGATGCGTGGCCTGCGGTACAGCCAGCTGATGCACGGCCTGCGGCTGGCCAACGTCGGCCTCGACCGCAAGAGCCTCTCGCAGCTCGCCATCTTCGATACCGAGACCTTCGACGCCATCGTCGCCCTGGGTCGGGTCGAGCTGGACAAGCACGAGGCGACCATCAAGGCCCGCAATCAGGCCAACCAGAAGAAGTCGGCCTGA
- the pheT gene encoding phenylalanine--tRNA ligase subunit beta, whose product MIVSWNWLTDYLRLEMTAEALAERLALTGLNHESTEEVGGDLAIDLEVTSNRPDCLGHLGVAREIGVIFDLPVRFPDPRPTTSGASVETLASVAIDESGLCPRFTARAITGLTVAPSPWWLRKRLETLGQRPVNNVVDATNYVMFEAGQPLHAYDLARLQGRTLRVRKATKGEPFKAINNKAYELDAETLVIADAGRVVGIAGVMGGFDTEIGDSSRDVLLEAAQFDASSVRRTVRLLNLPSEASRRFERAMDPDATDWASRRCAQLILDLAGGTLHPGVLDVGRTRPERRPVTLRLGQIERILGISVDRSEVARILKALGLKDEGSTPDSLTVVPPSWRADLEREIDLIEEVGRIHGYDHVPEDRVVPLVSTSRGVRERVEAEVRSTLTGLGFDESATYSLVTEGQSAPLDPTAEDAPPIRVNHSSRKRETCLRRSLVTSLLAVRGYNESHGQAEADFFEIGQVYLPRPGALPEEPARLAIVGKTSFLDLKGVIEALVGRLHIPGALTFTPRDLPLFTAGKSAELRVDGEWLGFLGEVERSGLSKLDVDLRGPTCAAELSFNMLQDRSVLVPQHKPLPTSPPVMRDLSLVVERGLPWGDLATQASLAAGPLLEAVQYLDSFAGGNVPEGRQSVHFGLKFRHPERTMTGEEVDTLVTQIVAACATAFGATLRT is encoded by the coding sequence ATGATCGTGAGCTGGAACTGGCTGACCGACTACCTTCGACTCGAAATGACGGCCGAGGCGCTGGCCGAGCGGCTGGCGCTGACGGGCCTGAACCACGAGTCGACCGAAGAGGTCGGCGGCGACCTGGCGATCGACCTGGAAGTGACCAGCAACCGACCCGACTGCCTGGGTCACCTGGGCGTGGCGCGCGAGATCGGCGTCATCTTCGATCTTCCGGTGCGATTCCCCGACCCGAGGCCGACGACGTCGGGGGCGTCCGTCGAGACGCTCGCCAGCGTGGCAATCGACGAGTCCGGTCTCTGCCCCCGATTCACGGCGAGGGCGATCACCGGCCTGACCGTCGCCCCGAGCCCCTGGTGGCTGCGCAAGCGTCTGGAAACCCTTGGCCAGCGGCCAGTGAACAACGTGGTCGACGCGACCAACTACGTCATGTTCGAGGCCGGCCAGCCGCTTCACGCCTACGACCTGGCCCGGCTGCAAGGGCGGACGCTCAGGGTCCGAAAGGCGACCAAGGGCGAGCCGTTCAAGGCGATCAACAACAAAGCCTATGAGCTGGATGCCGAGACACTGGTGATCGCCGACGCCGGGCGCGTCGTGGGCATCGCCGGGGTGATGGGCGGCTTCGACACCGAAATCGGCGACTCCAGCCGCGACGTGCTCCTCGAAGCGGCCCAGTTCGATGCGTCGAGCGTCAGGCGAACTGTCCGCTTGCTGAACCTGCCGAGCGAGGCGAGCCGGCGATTCGAGCGGGCGATGGACCCCGACGCGACCGACTGGGCGAGTCGCCGATGCGCCCAGCTCATCCTGGATCTTGCCGGCGGAACCCTGCATCCGGGGGTGCTGGACGTCGGCAGGACGCGGCCCGAACGCCGACCGGTCACCCTCCGTCTCGGGCAAATCGAGCGGATCCTGGGGATCTCGGTCGACCGATCCGAAGTCGCACGCATCCTGAAGGCGCTGGGTCTGAAGGACGAGGGCTCGACGCCCGACTCGCTGACGGTGGTGCCGCCAAGCTGGCGTGCCGACCTGGAACGCGAGATCGACCTGATCGAGGAAGTCGGCCGGATCCACGGATATGACCATGTTCCCGAAGATCGGGTCGTTCCCCTGGTCAGCACGTCGCGCGGAGTTCGCGAGAGGGTCGAGGCCGAAGTACGATCAACCCTGACGGGACTCGGATTCGACGAGAGTGCGACCTACAGCCTGGTGACCGAGGGACAGTCTGCCCCCCTGGATCCGACCGCCGAAGACGCCCCGCCGATCCGCGTGAATCACTCCAGCCGCAAACGCGAGACCTGCTTACGTCGCTCTCTGGTGACGAGCCTGCTGGCGGTCCGGGGTTACAACGAGTCGCACGGCCAGGCCGAGGCCGACTTCTTCGAGATCGGCCAGGTCTACCTGCCCAGGCCGGGAGCGCTGCCCGAGGAGCCAGCCCGGCTGGCAATTGTCGGCAAGACGTCATTCCTGGATCTGAAGGGGGTCATCGAAGCCCTCGTCGGTCGGCTGCACATTCCGGGCGCCCTGACATTCACGCCGCGCGACCTTCCCTTGTTCACGGCGGGGAAATCGGCAGAACTCCGGGTCGACGGCGAATGGCTGGGGTTCCTCGGCGAGGTCGAGCGATCGGGCCTGAGCAAGCTGGATGTCGACCTGCGTGGGCCAACCTGTGCGGCGGAACTGTCGTTCAACATGCTGCAAGACCGTAGCGTGCTGGTACCGCAGCATAAGCCGCTACCAACGTCACCGCCCGTGATGCGCGACCTCTCGCTGGTGGTCGAGCGTGGACTGCCCTGGGGCGATCTCGCAACCCAGGCGAGCCTCGCGGCGGGGCCGCTGCTGGAGGCGGTGCAGTATCTCGATTCCTTTGCCGGCGGGAACGTGCCCGAGGGACGGCAGAGCGTCCACTTCGGGCTGAAGTTCCGACATCCCGAGCGGACCATGACCGGCGAAGAGGTCGACACCCTGGTGACCCAGATCGTCGCGGCCTGCGCGACGGCGTTCGGGGCGACGCTGCGGACCTGA
- the rpmI gene encoding 50S ribosomal protein L35: MPKLKTHKGLKKRFKVSATGKVSHKRCGSSHLMSHKSGKQVRRLRKKVQLSVSAEAARVRKAVRIRISSQPDAILAARLCALRDIADAAEAAAVTPTA; this comes from the coding sequence ATGCCGAAGCTAAAGACACACAAAGGTCTGAAAAAGCGGTTCAAGGTGTCCGCAACCGGCAAGGTCAGCCACAAGCGCTGCGGTTCGTCGCACTTGATGAGCCACAAGAGCGGGAAGCAAGTCCGCCGGCTCCGCAAGAAGGTCCAGCTGAGCGTTTCGGCCGAGGCGGCTCGGGTTCGCAAAGCTGTGCGAATCCGCATCTCGTCGCAGCCGGATGCCATCCTGGCCGCCCGCCTCTGCGCGTTGCGAGACATCGCCGACGCGGCCGAAGCTGCGGCCGTGACCCCGACGGCCTGA
- a CDS encoding HisS family protein, protein MTPANLSPAQAPLEPLRGVRDWHPGEFAQLATLEALFLDRFARAGYDPLRTPVLEPTELHERKSGAGIVGKLFELAGDPGGRVCLRPELTAGIVRAYVEAPHVPALPWRVSHVGPVFRHEEPRPGHLREFQQIGVELLGASGPEADGEVIWLADWALAEAGLPEATIRIGHVGLILELLERSGLPAPTRAALIEMLSEAASAGRNVRALEQGLEQLASSLSVGDPGEAPPAIVEGDTAGDDRLFRTLVPSIIGRRSGGEILSRLRRKWELNHGLHGALDRVRTLVHELADLNGPAEDVLFRLARDYRDVAPQSVAALESLVGSLKDYGVDPARIVLDLGFGRGIGFYSQMIFELVIQTPEGPVEVCGGGRYDGLSRVLGSNRDHRGVGFALGLERVLQLLDARRGGPAKPAPARGLLMVAASAEAVGHATRAATGLRAEGIRVVLEVERPVASLMKSAAEAGLARIVEVDTAGGMVTIDPVDGARIKLVHGDLARLADQDRRR, encoded by the coding sequence ATGACACCGGCCAATCTCTCGCCCGCGCAGGCCCCGCTCGAACCATTGCGTGGCGTGCGCGACTGGCATCCCGGCGAGTTCGCCCAGCTGGCGACCCTGGAAGCTCTGTTTCTCGATCGCTTCGCTCGAGCCGGCTACGACCCCCTGCGCACGCCGGTCCTGGAGCCGACCGAGCTGCACGAGCGCAAGAGTGGCGCTGGGATCGTCGGAAAGCTGTTCGAGCTGGCCGGAGACCCGGGCGGCCGAGTCTGTCTGCGTCCCGAGCTGACCGCCGGGATCGTCAGGGCTTACGTCGAGGCACCCCACGTACCGGCCTTGCCCTGGCGCGTCAGTCACGTCGGCCCGGTCTTCCGCCACGAGGAGCCGCGGCCGGGCCATTTGCGAGAGTTCCAGCAGATCGGTGTCGAGCTTCTGGGAGCCTCCGGGCCCGAGGCCGACGGCGAAGTGATCTGGCTGGCCGACTGGGCGCTCGCCGAGGCCGGCCTGCCCGAAGCCACCATCCGGATCGGACACGTCGGCCTGATCCTCGAACTGCTCGAGCGCTCGGGCCTGCCCGCGCCCACCCGCGCGGCGTTGATCGAGATGCTCAGCGAGGCCGCGAGCGCAGGCCGAAACGTCAGGGCGTTGGAGCAAGGCCTCGAGCAGCTCGCCAGCTCATTGAGCGTGGGCGATCCCGGCGAGGCCCCACCCGCGATCGTCGAGGGCGACACCGCCGGCGACGACCGCCTCTTCCGTACCCTCGTCCCCTCGATCATTGGCAGACGTTCGGGCGGCGAGATCCTCTCCAGGCTCCGTCGCAAATGGGAGCTCAACCACGGCCTCCACGGCGCCCTCGACCGTGTCCGTACCCTGGTCCACGAGCTCGCCGATTTGAATGGCCCCGCAGAAGACGTTCTCTTCCGGCTCGCCCGCGACTATCGCGACGTCGCTCCCCAGTCCGTCGCCGCGCTCGAGTCGCTCGTCGGCTCCCTCAAGGATTACGGGGTCGACCCTGCACGGATCGTCCTCGATCTCGGCTTTGGCCGCGGCATCGGCTTCTACTCGCAGATGATCTTCGAGCTCGTCATCCAGACGCCCGAAGGCCCCGTCGAGGTCTGCGGCGGAGGACGATACGACGGCCTTTCCAGGGTCCTTGGCAGCAACCGCGATCACCGCGGGGTTGGTTTCGCCCTCGGCCTGGAACGCGTCCTGCAGTTGCTCGACGCACGCAGGGGTGGCCCGGCGAAACCCGCCCCGGCCCGCGGCCTGTTGATGGTCGCCGCCTCCGCCGAAGCCGTCGGCCACGCCACCCGGGCTGCGACCGGCCTCCGCGCCGAGGGGATCCGCGTGGTCCTCGAAGTCGAACGGCCCGTCGCCTCGCTCATGAAGTCCGCCGCCGAGGCGGGTCTCGCCCGGATCGTCGAGGTCGACACCGCCGGCGGGATGGTGACCATCGACCCCGTCGACGGGGCCCGGATCAAGCTCGTTCACGGGGATCTCGCCCGTCTCGCTGACCAGGACCGCAGACGATGA
- the infC gene encoding translation initiation factor IF-3: protein MNEQIRISPVRVINAEGVMLGVMPTGKAQESARESGLDLVEVAPNERPPVCKIMDFGKFKYQQKKRTSKQKQHQIQVKEIRVRPKTGDHDIEVKVKRAREFLEHKDKVLVNVLFRGRELAHIDEGRKVMNEVLQALEDVAKVEKTPSMEGKRMTAIVAPRA from the coding sequence GTGAACGAGCAGATCCGCATCTCACCCGTGCGGGTCATCAATGCGGAAGGCGTCATGCTCGGCGTGATGCCCACGGGCAAGGCGCAGGAGTCGGCGCGCGAGTCGGGGCTTGACCTGGTCGAGGTCGCCCCGAACGAACGCCCTCCCGTCTGCAAGATCATGGACTTCGGCAAGTTCAAGTATCAGCAGAAGAAGCGCACGTCCAAGCAGAAACAGCACCAGATCCAGGTCAAGGAGATCCGCGTCCGGCCCAAGACCGGCGACCATGACATCGAAGTCAAGGTCAAGCGGGCCCGCGAGTTCCTGGAACACAAGGACAAAGTGCTGGTCAACGTCCTCTTCCGCGGTCGCGAATTGGCGCACATCGACGAAGGCCGCAAGGTCATGAACGAAGTGCTCCAGGCGCTCGAGGACGTGGCCAAGGTCGAGAAGACGCCATCGATGGAAGGTAAGCGGATGACGGCCATCGTCGCCCCCAGAGCCTGA